Genomic window (Ferviditalea candida):
GTTCACGATTCGCTGCAATTCTGCCATGTTAATCCTCTCCTCTATTTCGTAGACATTCGGCTCTCGTATTGTTCCCGGAACCGGCGCCATCTGCTTTGCACATCGCCATACCCTTTCGTTTCCCGGTAGCTTTTATTGTCGAGACGCTCCAAATATTGCCGTTCCTCATGCGGCAGCCCGACAATATCCTCGCGTTTGACCACCCAGATATTATGGCAGGGTTCGCGGCGCAAAAAGTTTTCCCGCGCCATCGACATCGCAATCTCATGGTTCGGGGCCAGCAAGCTGAATTGATGCACGAAGCTGGCCGTCGGGCTTTTTTGACTGAACACTTCAAAGA
Coding sequences:
- the paaB gene encoding 1,2-phenylacetyl-CoA epoxidase subunit PaaB; this translates as MSENQHENQGFYAVFEVFSQKSPTASFVHQFSLLAPNHEIAMSMARENFLRREPCHNIWVVKREDIVGLPHEERQYLERLDNKSYRETKGYGDVQSRWRRFREQYESRMSTK